The DNA region CGCATACGCATGGAACAATGGTTCCAGGATAACCGCACATATGTCGGCGCAGACGGTGCCGGCGGGCCTTGCGCTGCGGACACGAGCAGCAGCCGGTATTTCACTTTCACCTGCCCGAGCGCAAATCTGACGGCAACCACCTATCTCATACAGGCTGCGGGCGGCAATGCCGCAACCGGCGATCAATCCATGACAGGTTTCACATTTACCATTGATCAGAGCAATGCCAAGGCAACCACGGTCACTCGCTCGGGATGGACTGGCAATGCAGGGTGCTGGATTTCCAACAAAGGGGGCTCGTGTTGAGCACTTATGCAAAATTGAAGCAATTCGGCTTTTCGCTGACCGAGATGCTGGTGGCCATTCTGATCATCGGCATCCTGGCGGCGGTTGCTGTTCCCAATTTCCGTACCTGGATGATCAACTCGCAGATTCGCAATGCGGCCGAATCGATCTCAAACGGCCTGCAACGCGCACGCGCGGAAGCCGTCGCGCGGAATACCAATGTCGCCTTCAGTTTGTCCATGGCCGCGCCACAAGATTCTTCGTGGTACGTCTATACGGTTACGCCCGCCTCGGGAATCGACTCGCGGCTCAGTAACGAGGGTTCCACCGCCGTTTCGCTCACGGTGACGCCTACTGGCTCGACCACCGTCACGTTCAACAATTTTGGCAATGCATTGCTCACCAATCCGGGCGCTACAGTCCCCGCAACCGGTGCCGCCGTGCCTGCGACGCCCTTCACCACAGTCGGCGTCAACGCCGCGGGGGGAAGCAAAAACCTGCAGGTCGAAATTCTGATCCCGAGCAACATTATCAAAATGTGCGACCCGGCGGCAGCCTCAACCTCCCCGAGCAGTTGCTGATCGAACAGGAGAAAAACATGTTCAGGCAAAATTCCTCCCCGCTCAAATCGGCACAGCAAGGCGTTGTACTGATAGAGGCCATGATTGCCATCCTGATCTTTTCCATCGGCGTGCTGGGCATCGTCGGCATGCAGGCCAACATGGTCAAGAACACCTCCGATGCGAAATTCCGGGCCGACGCCAGCGATATTGCCCAGCAAAGAATCGGACAGATATGGGCCGACCCCGATCCTACCCGCCCGGGTTACGTCAGCTTCGCCGAGAGTGGCACCAGCATCTCTTCGGCCCTTCCCAACGGCACGCGAACCACCACCCAGTCCGGCGTCCAGTTCACGGTCACTGTCAATTGGCAGGAACCCGGCGGTGATCCGCACAGCTATACCGCCATCGCCAACATAGCCGGGGGCTAACCACAATGAAATCGCACAATCGACATCCCGTTTCGCCGCAAACCGGTTTCACGCTGGTGGAGATCATGGTCGGCCTCGCCATCGGCCTGCTCGCCACGATCGTCATCATGCAGGTTTTTTCCGTGTTCGAAGCGCAAAAGCGCACGACCACGGGCTCTGCCGATGCGCAGACCAACGGTAATATCGCGCTATACGAAATCCAACGTGAATTGCAGATGGCCGGCTACCCGCTGATACCTTATGGGCTGCCCGGCGTTGCCGATTCGGCGCTCGAATGCGCCACGCTGAGCATCAACGGAACAACAGACAACACTACCCCGAACCGCCTTTCGCCGCTGGTCATCAGCGACGGCGGCACCTCTGGAGGCAGCGACACGATCACCATACGCTACGGCAGCTCACTGAGCGGCGGCATTCCCGTCCAGATCACGGCAACCCCTGTGCCCTCGGCGAGTCTTCCTTCGCCGGCTATCGATGTGCCCCTAACCAGCAATATGGGTTGCAGCAATAACGACATAGCGTTGATCATCAACGGCGCCGCATGTGCAATGACTCCGGTGGCTGCAAGCGGCGTTCCGGTTGCCAACAGCAGCGTGCCCAGCACCACCACCACGGTGACGCTGACCAACAATCCCGCCCTCCCCGCCAATATCGCCGTCCCCAACGCGCTCTTCTCCTGCCTGGGGAACAGCTGGAACGAGATCACCTATGCCGTGAATACCGCCACCGGCAATCTCGAACGCAGTGCCGGCGGAGTGACCACTCCCATGGTGGCCGGGATTGTCAATTTGCAGGCGCAATATGGCATTGCCCTCACGGCCAGTTCAAACCAGATCAACCAATGGGTGGATGCCACCGGAGTATGGGCTACCCCGGGCATGACCCTGGCCAACCGCAACCGCATCAAGGCGATTCGCCTCGCGATCGTGGCACGCAATGCGAAAATGGAAACCTCTGTGGTGACAAACGGGTGCAGTTCGACTGCCCCCAATGGCCCGTGCTCGTGGGATGCCACCTCGGCCAATCCTCCCACTGCATCGCCTGCGCCTCCAATCGATTTGCGCGCGTATCCAAACTGGCAACAGTATCGTTACCGGGTGTTCGACACCATCATTCCGCTGCGTAATATGGTCTGGTACAAAGGTACATTATGAGTTCATTGTCCAATAACCGTTCCAGCCCCGGGCGCATGTCACAACAGCGCGGGGTAGTCCTGTTTTTCGCTCTCGTGGCGCTGCTGGCGATGTCGCTGGCTGCGGTGGCACTGATACGCTCGGTCGATACCAGCACGATCATTGCCGGCAACCTGTCATTCAAGCGTGCCGCAACCAGCTCGGCCGATGCCGGCATCGAGGCTGCCATTGCCTGGATGACGGCAACGGATTTCGCCAACAACGGCCTCGACCCCTATATGAACCTGTCCCATCCGTTCAATCACGACGGCGGGTTCGGGACCTAC from Sideroxyarcus emersonii includes:
- a CDS encoding prepilin-type cleavage/methylation domain-containing protein, yielding MFRQNSSPLKSAQQGVVLIEAMIAILIFSIGVLGIVGMQANMVKNTSDAKFRADASDIAQQRIGQIWADPDPTRPGYVSFAESGTSISSALPNGTRTTTQSGVQFTVTVNWQEPGGDPHSYTAIANIAGG
- a CDS encoding GspH/FimT family pseudopilin yields the protein MSTYAKLKQFGFSLTEMLVAILIIGILAAVAVPNFRTWMINSQIRNAAESISNGLQRARAEAVARNTNVAFSLSMAAPQDSSWYVYTVTPASGIDSRLSNEGSTAVSLTVTPTGSTTVTFNNFGNALLTNPGATVPATGAAVPATPFTTVGVNAAGGSKNLQVEILIPSNIIKMCDPAAASTSPSSC
- a CDS encoding type IV pilin protein codes for the protein MKLQKGFSLIELMIVVVVIGILASVALPAYQDYMTRSKFTDAKSNLANKRIRMEQWFQDNRTYVGADGAGGPCAADTSSSRYFTFTCPSANLTATTYLIQAAGGNAATGDQSMTGFTFTIDQSNAKATTVTRSGWTGNAGCWISNKGGSC
- a CDS encoding PilW family protein — encoded protein: MKSHNRHPVSPQTGFTLVEIMVGLAIGLLATIVIMQVFSVFEAQKRTTTGSADAQTNGNIALYEIQRELQMAGYPLIPYGLPGVADSALECATLSINGTTDNTTPNRLSPLVISDGGTSGGSDTITIRYGSSLSGGIPVQITATPVPSASLPSPAIDVPLTSNMGCSNNDIALIINGAACAMTPVAASGVPVANSSVPSTTTTVTLTNNPALPANIAVPNALFSCLGNSWNEITYAVNTATGNLERSAGGVTTPMVAGIVNLQAQYGIALTASSNQINQWVDATGVWATPGMTLANRNRIKAIRLAIVARNAKMETSVVTNGCSSTAPNGPCSWDATSANPPTASPAPPIDLRAYPNWQQYRYRVFDTIIPLRNMVWYKGTL